A single region of the Ziziphus jujuba cultivar Dongzao chromosome 10, ASM3175591v1 genome encodes:
- the LOC125419881 gene encoding putative respiratory burst oxidase homolog protein H has protein sequence MVSMDNIPENVPREDSGRWILEGIEIDKMEEIPINEPQASSVPQRTNEPPTSLNKSNSLMRKQRGVAQNIKMERTASGASRGLKSLRFLDRTVTGKEADAWRSIEQRFIQHQVDGRLCKEKFGVCIGMGGDSKDFAKELFDTLTRRRKICGKNGINKEELKMFWEDITNHDLEARLQIFFDMCDKNGDGKLTEDEVKEVIILSASANKLGNLKKQAASYATLIMEEMDPDHLGYIEMWQLEILLKGLVNCEENDRFVKKSNTLTRAMIPKRYRTPYSKYHCITSEYIHDNWKRIWIITLWLLINFTLFMWKYKQYKNKGAYQVMGSCLCFAKGAAETLKFNMALILVPVCRRTLTKLRSSFLNNIIPFDDNINFHKMIALAIVIGTLLHMIMHVSCDFPRLTSCPKEKFMALLGSNFDHNQPTYVDLLQSTPGITGILMVIIMAFAFTLALHSFRKSVIKLPWPFHHLAGFNAFWYAHHLLVLAYVLLIIHGYFLFLTKEWYKKTTWMYVMVPMMFYGSERISAVVNERKHRVNIIKATIYTGNVLALYVSKPPGFKYKSGMYIFVKCPDISSFEWHPFSITSAPGDDYLSVHIRTLGDWTSELKNKFAEVCQPENTQPKNGTLIRMETRANSRNFEHSQKGVKYPKIFIKGPFGAPAQNYKKYDILMLIGLGIGATPFISIMKDLLNCIKLNDPEEFSGSTHPTGINKKCPQRAYFYWVTREQGSFDWFKGVMNDIAEFDQNHIIEMHNYLTSVHEEGDARSALIAMVQKLQHAKNGLDVVSESRIKTHFARPNWRRVFSNLASTHESSRIGVFYCGSPTLTKTLKDLCHEFSLNSTTRFHFHKENF, from the exons atggtgtccATGGATAATATCCCAGAAAATGTACCACGCGAAGATTCAGGGAGGTGGATTCTTGAAGGGATTGAGATTGACAAAATGGAGGAGATTCCAATCAACGAGCCTCAGGCATCATCGGTACCTCAACGAACAAACGAACCGCCAACTTCGTTGAACAAGAGCAATAGCTTGATGAGGAAGCAAAGAGGGGTGGCTCAAAACATAAAGATGGAAAGAACGGCTTCTGGAGCTTCAAGGGGGCTTAAAAGTTTACGTTTTCTGGACAGGACGGTGACCGGAAAAGAAGCTGATGCGTGGAGGTCGATTGAGCAGCGTTTCATTCAACATCAAGTTGATGGGAGGCTCTGTAAGGAGAAATTTGGAGTCTGCATTg GAATGGGAGGAGATTCGAAGGATTTCGCAAAAGAGTTGTTTGATACGCTGACGAGGCGAAGAAAAATATGTGGAAAGAATGGGATAAATAAGGAAGAACTGAAGATGTTCTGGGAAGACATAACTAATCATGACCTTGAAGCTCGGTTGCAGATATTCTTTGACAT GTGTGACAAGAATGGAGATGGGAAACTCACTGAGGATGAGGTCAAAGAG GTTATAATTTTGAGTGCCTCTGCAAACAAGTTAGGGAATCTCAAAAAGCAAGCTGCATCATATGCAACTTTGATAATGGAAGAGATGGATCCTGATCATCTTGGTTATATAGAG ATGTGGCAGCTAGAAATTCTACTGAAGGGATTGGTGAACTGTGAAGAAAATGACAGGTTTGTTAAAAAATCCAATACTCTCACAAGAGCCATGATTCCAAAGAGATACAGAACCCCATATAGTAAATACCATTGTATAACATCAGAATATATCCATGACAATTGGAAAAGAATATGGATAATCACATTATGGCTATTAATCAACTTTACCCTCTTCATGTGGAAGTACAAACAATATAAGAACAAAGGGGCTTACCAAGTCATGGGTTCATGTCTCTGCTTTGCAAAAGGTGCTGCTGAGACTCTCAAGTTCAATATGGCTCTCATTCTTGTTCCAGTATGTAGGAGAACTCTTACAAAGCTAAGATCTTCATTTCTCAATAACATAATCCCTTTCGATGATAACATCAACTTCCACAAGATGATAGCACTAGCAATAGTAATCGGGACTTTGTTACATATGATTATGCATGTAAGTTGTGATTTTCCAAGATTGACTTCATGTCCAAAAGAAAAGTTCATGGCACTTCTTGGTAGCAATTTTGACCACAACCAGCCAACTTATGTTGATTTGCTACAAAGTACTCCAGGCATAACAGGGATCTTAATGGTCATCATAATGGCTTTTGCCTTCACTTTGGCATTACATTCATTTAGGAAAAGTGTCATCAAGTTACCATGGCCTTTCCACCATTTGGCAGGGTTCAATGCCTTCTGGTACGCTCATCATTTGTTGGTTCTGGCATACGTGCTCCTCATCATACACGGCTATTTTCTGTTTCTCACCAAGGAGTGGTACAAGAAAACG ACATGGATGTATGTCATGGTACCAATGATGTTCTATGGTTCTGAAAGAATTTCTGCAGTTGTCAACGAACGCAAGCATCGTGTCAACATTATCAAG GCAACAATATACACAGGAAATGTTCTTGCACTATATGTAAGCAAACCTCCAGGGTTCAAGTACAAGAGTGGAATGTACATATTTGTTAAGTGTCCAGATATATCTAGTTTTGAATG GCATCCCTTTTCCATAACATCTGCACCGGGAGATGACTACTTGAGTGTCCATATTCGTACCTTAGGGGATTGGACCTCAGAGCTCAAAAACAAATTCGCAGAG GTTTGTCAGCCGGAAAATACACAACCAAAGAATGGAACTCTCATTAGAATGGAAACGAGAGCCAATTCTCGTAATTTCGAACATTCACAAAAAGG TGTCAAGTATCCAAAAATCTTTATCAAGGGACCATTTGGAGCCCCAGCTCAGAACTACAAGAAGTATGACATCCTCATGCTCATAGGTCTTGGAATTGGAGCAACCCCATTCATCAGCATTATGAAAGATCTCTTGAACTGCATTAAACTAAATGATCCTGAG GAATTTTCTGGCAGTACTCATCCAACAGGAATAAATAAGAAGTGTCCTCAAAGAGCATATTTCTATTGGGTAACAAGAGAACAAGGATCCTTTGACTGGTTTAAAGGTGTCATGAATGACATTGCAGAATTCGACCAAAAT CATATAATAGAAATGCACAACTACTTGACCAGTGTACATGAAGAAGGCGATGCACGGTCTGCACTTATTGCCATGGTTCAAAAGCTACAACATGCTAAGAATGGACTTGATGTTGTCTCAGAAAGCCGG ATAAAAACACATTTTGCAAGACCCAACTGGAGAAGGGTGTTTTCTAACTTGGCAAGCACACATGAATCTTCTCGGATAG GGGTTTTCTACTGTGGAAGTCCTACACTCACCAAAACACTGAAGGACCTTTGCCATGAATTTAGCTTAAATTCAACAACCCGTTTCCATTTCCACAAAGAGAACTTCTAG